In Tachysurus fulvidraco isolate hzauxx_2018 chromosome 11, HZAU_PFXX_2.0, whole genome shotgun sequence, one DNA window encodes the following:
- the LOC113637416 gene encoding E3 ubiquitin/ISG15 ligase TRIM25-like, whose translation MAEARISVDHFSVVQFSCPVCLDLLNDPVTISCGHSFCKVCINTHWDQEDVMGVYSCPQCREPFTPRPVLHRNNMLAEVVEKLKKTELQAASPAHCYTGPGDVECDSCTGRKHKAVKSCLVCQASYCEDHLKPHYQSPAFKKHKLVEACAELQEKTCSEHDKLMEIYCRTDQSFICYLCTMEEHKGHDTVSAKAERTKKQNELKEDQIKFQQRIQEKQKKVQELKQTVDIIKIRSQAAVDDSERIFTEMISSMDKKCSEMTELIRAQEKDEVSRAERLLNQLEQEIADLKRRVTEMEQLSHTHDDIHFLQSFPSLCVSPGCDDSPSFTVNQHLPFDGVRKSLSDLKKRVEQICEKKFSKIRPQAAAVQMILPSEPKSREDFLQYFCYLTLDPKTINHLLILSKKNRMVTWSETQQRYSDHTERFDSCAQVLCKESVCGRCYWEVERSGDVLVSVSYKEISRNGSGNECLFGYNSQSWSLRCSSFSVFFCHNNIETELRGPSSSRIGVYVDHSAGTLSFYSISDTMRLLHRVHTTFTQPLYAGFWMWSNNSFVRFCDPK comes from the exons ATGGCAGAGGCCAGAATTTCAGTAGATCATTTTTCTGTGGTTCagttcagctgtccagtgtgtctggatctcctgaatgatccagtgactatttcctgtggtcacagtttctgtaaggtgtgtattaatactcactgggatcaggaggatgtGATGGGtgtctacagctgtcctcagtgtagagagcctttcactccaaggcctgttctacacaggaacaacatgctggctgaagtggtggagaaactgaagaagactgaactccaagctgcttctcctgctcactgttacactggacctggagatgtggagtgtgattcctgcacagggagaaaacacaaagccgtcAAGTCCTGTCTGGTTTGTCAGGCCTCCTATTGTGAAGATCATCTTAAACCTCACTATCAGTCTCctgcctttaagaagcacaagttagttgaagcctgtgcagagctccaagagaagacctgctctgaacatgacaaactgatggagatctactgtcgtactgaccaaagcttcatctgttacttgtgtacgatggaagaacacaaaggtcatgatacagtttcagctaaagcagaaagaactaaaaaacag AATGAGTTAAAGGAGGATCAGATAAAATTCCAGCAGAGgatccaggagaagcagaagaaggtgcaggagctgaaacagactgtggacattattaag atacgttcacaggcagcagtagatgacagtgagaggatctttactgagatgatcAGCTCCATGGACAAAAAGTGCTCAGAGATGACGgagctgatcagagctcaggagaaagatgaagtgagtcgagctgaacgactcctgaatcaactggagcaggagattgctgatcttaagaggagagtcactgagatggagcagctttcacacacacacgatgacatccacttcctccag agtttcccgtctctctgtgtttctcctggatgtgacgactcacccagcttcactgtcaatcaacatctcccatttgatggagtgaggaaatctctctcagatctgaaaaaacgagtcgaacaaatctgtgagaagaaattcagtaaaatcagaccacaag ctgcagcagttcagatgattttaccttcagaaccaaagagcagagaagattttctgcagt atttctgttatctgactctggatccaaaAACCATAAATCATCTACTCATTCTGTCTAAGAAGAACAGAATGGTGACATGGAGTGAGACACAACAGCGATACTCTGATCATacagagagatttgactcctgtgctcaggtgttgtgtaaggagagtgtgtgtggacgctgttactgggaggtggagaggagcGGTGATGTGTTAGTATCAGtgtcatataaagagatcagcaggaacGGATCGGGTAATGAGTGTTTGTTTGGATACAACAGTCAGTCTTGGAGTCTGCGgtgttcttctttttctgtctttttctgtcacAACAACATTGAGACTGAGCTCCGAggtccatcatcctccagaataggagtgtatgtggatcacagtgcaggaactctgtccttctacagcatctctgacaccatgaggctcctccacagagtccacaccacattcactcagcctctatacgctggATTCTGGATGTGGAGTAATAACTCATTTGTGAGGTTttgtgatccaaaataa
- the LOC113637723 gene encoding uncharacterized protein LOC113637723 produces the protein MKRPQVTAFFFYYNNNGRHCRKRKRKRRLRIRGGGRVRGRAGRGVHGQRRQTLSNEIRATLVDHVINHGLTMREAGQRVQPNLSRFTVASVIRTFRLENRTERRHYGGGRGQMFTGVQEAAIVNLVLENNEIRLQEIQSHIIQDNTLFSNIQRVSLSTLARILKRNQIRMKQLYKMPFERNSQRNKEFRQAYVDVVLEMDAHAIPHEFIFIDKTGFYLAKSRRRGRNVIGHRAIIDVPGQRGGNITMCAAISSMHGVLHRHANLGPYNTAHIPTFLDRLHNILIPPECMNDADHQRNRYVVVWDNVSFHRASPVQHWFADHPTFLAQYLPPHSPFLNPIEEFFSAWRWKVYDWQPFVCMPLVQAMEEACDEIDVGAIQGWIRHSRHFFPRCLAREDIACDVDVVARPGCAAGKMLPNYFSCLFFYCNIFLMSSVTREELRVEPLLLHIERSQLR, from the exons ATGAAAAGACCACAGGtgacagccttttttttttactacaacaACAATGGAAGACAttgcagaaagaggaagaggaagaggaggttgAGAATAAGAGGGGGAGGAAGAGTGAGAGGTAGAGCAGGTAGAGGAGTTCATGGTCAAAGAAGACAAACACTTTCAAATGAAATCAGAGCAACCTTAGTAGATCATGTCATCAACCATGGGCTGACAATGCGTGAGGCTGGACAGAGAGTGCAGCCAAACTTGAGCCGTTTTACTGTCGCATCTGTCATCCGGACCTTTAGACTGGAGAACAG gaCTGAGAGACGACACTATGGTGGAGGAAGGGGCCAAATGTTCACCGGGGTACAGGAAGCTGCCATTGTAAACttggttttggaaaataatgaaatcagATTACAAGAAATTCAAAGCCACATCATTCAAGACAACACCTTATTCAGCAACATTCAACGAGTCAGTCTGTCCACATTGGCTCGCATTCTCAAGCGAAACCAAATCAGAATGAAACAACTTTATAAGATGCCATTTGAGAGAAACTCTCAAAGAAACAAAGAGTTCAGACAAGCATATGTGGAT gtagTACTGGAAATGGATGCTCATGCAATCCCACATGAGTTCATCTTTATAGATAAGACTGGGTTCTACCTAGCAAAGTCCAGAAGAAGGGGGAGAAACGTCATTGGCCACAGAGCCATTATAGATGTTCCTGGCCAACGTGGTGGAAACATCACAATGTGCGCTGCCATCTCTAGTATGCATGGTGTCCTCCACCGTCATGCCAACCTTGGACCATACAACACAGCCCATATTCCCACATTTCTGGACAGACTTCACAACATTCTCATACCACCAGAGTGTATGAATGATGCAGACCATCAAAGAAACCGGTACGTTGTAGTATGGGACAACGTGAGCTTTCATCGTGCATCCCCAGTCCAACACTGGTTTGCTGACCACCCAACATTTCTCGCGCAATACCTCCCACCACATTCACCATTTCTGAACCCCATAGAAGAGTTCTTTTCGGCATGGCGGTGGAAGGTATACGACTGGCAGCCGTTTGTGTGCATGCCTCTTGTGCAGGCAATGGAAGAGGCATGTGATGAGATTGATGTGGGTGCAATTCAGGGATGGATAAGGCACTCAAGGCACTTCTTCCCTCGATGTCTGGCAAGGGAAGATATTGCTTGTGATGTTGACGTTGTTGCCAGACCCGGCTGTGCGGCAGGCAAGATGCTGCCTAATTATTTTTCTTGCctctttttttactgtaatatatttttgatgagctcggtcactcgggaggagctcagagtagagccgctgctcctccacatcgagaggagtcagttgAGGtag